The window TCACCTTTGTGTGCTCATCCTCTGTATCTCACCACACAAATTTTCGCTGATGTCCATCTCTCTTGTGTTTGTGGCATACTGTTTTGATGAAAAGAAGAAGATGGCACTTGTTTTCTCAGAGCTCTAAAATTCACATAATATTATCCAACCTTCAATTTTCATAATGGTATATGGCATATCCCCAACTATTGTGATGAATTAATCCAATGTGTCTTCTTTTCAAGGAAATCAACCAAATATGTTAGTTGCGAGacaaggtactccctccgttccatattaCAGATGTCTTGGGTCTATCCTAGGTaagaccaagtttatagaaaaatgtagcaaatattttcaacactaaaaaatatactataaaatatattcaatggtggtttaatataattaatttgatattatagaTGATACTATGTGTTTCTACAAACTTGCCCCAAACCAAAAGACATATAAATATGAAATGTAGGAATACAACACAAGCCTCAATTTGGTGAGCATAGATGGATGAGCCCCTTAACAACATGTTGGTTTCTTTAGACATGTTTGGCAGTACTTTAACTCCTTAATCTAACTCCATAAGCGGAGTCTAGAGTGGAGTTGTTAATCGCTCTGAACCCCAGCCTCACccctctagttcattttttcaTAATACTCTAGCCCACTCCACTCTTTAtttcttttgtgtgtgtgtgtgtgtgttgctaGAGGAACTATACATCGCACTGACACCCCCccctctagttcatttttttcaaatcaCTCCAATCGGGAATGGGAATCCCCAGCCCTCCGGGGTCTTCGGGGCAACTGAGGTAGTGTATTACTTCAAGAGACctacaaaatatatatcttCGAGAGACCTACAAGATCTACATCTCTAAGGTACCGAAAAGAGGGTGGAGACCTATAAGATTTATATCTTCAAGGTGTTGAGGAGGCAGCTAGCAGCTTGGTGCATTTTCCACAGAGATGATCATTAAGAACTTGTTCATCAACGACATCTTCGAAAAGCTTGTCCAAAGTAACAAGAAAACCTGTGAATTAGCGAGGGGAGAGGTCTCAAGTGCCCTGGGACAACTTGGGGCCTCAGGCGCGCAGCATGCCCAGGGTGTGCGGCTGCCCTGAGGTGTAAGGGCTACCCTCGGAGCACAATACAGGTGACTAGAGCTGCCCTCGAGGTTCTCTGCTCCTCTGAGTGGGCCTGAAGGTTTGACTTCAACCAAACATCATGATTTCTGTTGCATGAAATAACCATTTGGAGAATAGCTCATCCGCATATGTCTAAGGACGTGGCGCCACATGTAGCCTCATGTGCGCCCACGTCAACCAAATGAATGGGAGGGGCGTGACATGTCGCGCCCGCATCAACTCCCGCATGGTCCCACCTCGCCACCTCTCAAGGGTTGACTGGTGGACCCCATAACCAGACAGAGATTTCCTTGCCTCCACCACCACTTATTAAGCTAATAGGAGGGGCAATCACTTCCGGTCAGCTTGCTAGGAGAGACATTGACAAGTCTAAGCATATCAAACTCTTTGGAGTAGGTCCTGTTCTTACATTCATGTATTGGCACCGTGGACTCCTCtttgcctataaaaggaggatccATGCCAACGGATAGAGGGCTGGATTTCATAGTAATTAGAGCCCACACAAGTCCCATATCTCATTTGTAACACTTGTTCCTCATCGATAATCCACATACACATAGAAGTAGGTAATGCATCCGTACGCCCCAAACCTGTATTCTTCTTTGTGTTCATCTGTTCCCTGTGGGTGACTCAGGCTTGACTAGCCCCTTGGCCAAATCTTCGAGAAGgagacgggggggggggggtactcGCTTCTCCGTTGGAGGAATTCCGTACTCCAACTGTTTGGTTAGCATCCAAGCAGAGGTGGAGCTAAAGCTAGAGTCCTACCAAATAATCCCTCCAAGTTGTAGATATTGGTCTCCAACAATTTAATCTTAATATTTACTAGTTCTTTGGTTTCTTTTAAATCCCCAATTGTTGGGATTTGGTTTGTAAATGCAATCAATCTAGCTTCATCATGTTAGTAGATATGGGTGGCAATTTCCTCGTTGGAGATAGGGGCCCACCCCTACGAGGCTAGGGGCAAGGGAGAATTCTGATCCTCGGGTAAGCAGGGTAGGGGCGTAGGGCCCACTAATTTTCGAGGATGGGGACAAGGATAAAAAGAAACCCATGGTGGCCAGCAAGGCGGGTATAAGCTACTTCTCTAAGAGTAGCCAATTTCCAAAAATATAGGCCCAGTTGGCCCATTCCAAGTGGCCCATATATAAGGCTAACCCTAATCCCCATCTACCCTCACCTAGCCCCCTCTCCGCAGCCACCACTCCTAGGATGCCTCGTCGCTGGCCATTGTGCTACGCCCCATCACGACGCCCCCTCTCGTCGCTTGTCATCTCTTCGCGGCGCCCCCTTGTCACCAGCCATCTTATGCATCATTGCAGGGCCCCGAAGGAGCTAAGGACAGGGACTGATTGCACCCCGTTCATCCCTCCTGGGCCAAGGGTAGGGATATCCGCGGGTGAGCCGAAGCAGGGGTGTTCCAGCCCAACCCATCCCCACCATACCCCGTGGTCACCCCGATAAATAGTAGAGGATGCAATAAGTGGGGTGCATATAAACTAGGAATAGCATTGTGCAATGTGGCACGAGAATGCCCTTATAGCCCCACAACAGTTGGTTAAAAAGACTAGAAAAGACGGTTGGTTAAAAAACCAAAAGTAAGATCCAATCCCAGTTTATAGGCCCATGCAGCTTATCATTGTATAGGCCCGTTACAATACATGAGTATAGTACTagtcttctctactattataaaattgaagatgtttttaccggtgcTTCAGTACGTCATTCGTgcatgagtcagtttttaagttcgttcgcttatGTTTTTACCGGTGCTTCAGTACGTCATTCGTatatgagtcagtttttaaattcgttcgttTTTGGGAATTCAAATCTGTATTTgagtcagattttaagtttgtttgcttttagaaatacaagaggagtcgtataagaaatatcttttaaaaaaacttacatgttaacttgagatgatcgaaCTCCTAATTGTAgttcatgattttctagaaaataatatatccaagcgaattctcacagtgaaatttcaccttaactaaaccgtataacgataataaaattaaaatagacttcacccgttgcaacatatgggacattttttctagtattaaTAAAATCCTTCTCCCATAATCCCGTAAAAGAACATAGGTAGTTCGACAAAATCAATGTGCATTTTTTTAAATTGCGTTTTTTTCCATGCGATTACCAAAATCTTTAGATCGGACTGCTCTTGCAACAATTAACTTGAACAATGCTGCAACAGAGTTTTCACAACAGCAGCAGAAACCTAGTTGCAGGTTAACACTTCCAGTTTCGACTGAAATGGCATGCATAGATTCTTTCAAGCAGAACAGATTAACAGTTAAGTATTAGAGAGTACATGTGCCGATCAATGATCCCAACAGTTTAACACCAGCCCAAAAGTTCAGGTGTTACCAGTGGACATCAGTCTGAATGTCCAGCCCCTTGTAAACATATGACAGAAACAAAGATGAATTAGAAGACTACAACTACATGCCATTGTCACTAGTTTCCAAGTGCATTAtggaaatgaaaagaaaaggatatcAAACACCTTGGCAAATTTAATCATCATCGATCAACCAAAAGGAACCCATCCATTCTACAGTGGCGCTCTGTTCATCTGGCAACAGCCATCTAAAACACTTTCAGCAGTGAAGACAAGCAAGACATCCACAGTTTCAGCTTAAGCAGTGACTGGCGTTTCTACTTTGGGGGTATCTTGTAACTTCTTCTGCGATTCTTTTATATACTTCCACCCACGCTTGTTTACCCCACTGATTTTTGTTGGCGCTTCAGCAGCTTGAACACCTGGATGAGAATCATATTAGAGAACAGATAATAGAAATATTGGGATACCAGCATTTACGGTACATCAACCATGTATATTCTAACTTAGTTTGAGATCCAAGTATGCCTATTGACATTGTTAGCTGCGGCAGGTTTCAATATCTTGCTTCAAATCCAAAAAGCCTTTGCATGGGGCCAGACAACAGTAACTAGGTTGTGGCCTGTCACAACAGAACATAAAAAAGAGAAACATGGCAGAAAAAACAGTAAAATGTCGCCTGGTTTCCATCATGGTATCAACTACTTAGGGAAAATAAATGCTAGGGAAACTAAAGCAGCATATAAGCACGGAAGCAGAGAACAGTGTTATTGGTGAGAAATCATCTATTGATCTAATGTACCAAAAGCTACCTACTACAATTTTCATATCATTGAAAAATAGAAACTAACACATAAAAGCTCTCTTTGAAGAATTGATTGGGAGTGAAAAAGAAACATTATGATGTTGTAGGAATTATATTATTCAAGGATTCAAATACTATGGATGCATTCAAAAAAGATTAACACATTACCCGTCTTTACTCAATTGTCACAGATAGGGCACGGAATTTGAATCAAGTAACAACCAAATCAAAGGAGATTTAAGGGTACAGTTCTACGGGACTCCTCTACTTGTACACAACTAACAATGCCTGAAGAGATATAAAAATCACACATAGATATAACTGAAAGCATCAGAAAATTACCAACTTTCATTTTTACAACCAATAGAACTTGATCAACTGCACTTTTATCGACTCAATAACCCTTTTCCATTgccatgtttttcttttgtgatTGTTGTTTGTTACAACCTCAGTGTGGCCACAGAAAATGCATCACACCTTCCAGTTGCTAGGAGTATTCGTTTATAGTTTTGCAAAAGCCTACACCtggatatttaatttttaagttgGCATGATTACTTGAAGCAGCAGGTTTATCTTTTTTCAATGTTCATACCCCTACAGAAACTTAGGTGAACTCATATCATATCAGAACATCAGCCCAAGCTTGGTCCATGAGACGCTGAATTATATGCAATAACCATTTGGGGGAAGAGCTTATTCTCAAATTAAGGGAACTAAAATTGAAAACAAGTATTTTGGAAAAACTCTGTTAGATATAGAAGGATTGTGGATCTTTTATCAGTTTCTAGAAACCATGGATCCAGCCCTGTATGACACAATGTatgaaaaaaagcaaaacattaAACCAAGTAAGCACAGGTTGTTATTCCCATTGTTCTAAAAGGCAGCCTAGTCCTGTGTTAAGCGTTTGTCTCCTGCCTGACTAGCACCTAGCGCCTTGGTGAAATTCATGAGCATAATCAAATTATTTCCAGGATACAAACAGCAAACAGAATTAGAGACTATCATGTGCAACTTCACAGATTGATGTCAAGCATGATTATCAGCAGGCATGTGAAGCATGATTCATTTATGCCCTCTGCTGCACACTCGTGCTATACCAAACTGCTGATACAAAAGCAAATCGCATATAATACACACAAATCTACTGGCAAACAACAGCCATCGTATAATTACACATTTTAAGCAGGGTATCACCAAATTTGGAAGAGAACAGGAAAGGGGCAAAGACTAACCGGCCTTGTAGCGAATCCCCCACGCCTTCCCATGACGACCATCCTGCATTCCAAAGATCACGAAATCACAAGAGGCAACAGAAATGATTCGAAATGTGTCCGAGAAAGGGGGGGCGCTAACCTTGTAGAGGTTGATCTTGGTGATCTGGTAGGAGACGTCGCGCCAGGTGGTCTTGGCGACCTTGTAGCCCACGCCCCACGACGGCAGGAACTGCACCACGTCGAAcaggttcttcttcttcttcctccccttcgactccttcgccacctccgccgccgccgccgccgccgctcccccctCCGCGGACGCCGCGGGGCTGGTGCTGCTCAGGGCTCTCTGCGTGGACAGGGGCCCGAGCCCGAGGGATCGCCGGAGCAGGCCCAATCCCCTCTGCGCCATAGCCATCGGGAGCCGAAGAAGATCGAACCAACGCGTTACTGAGAGAAGattaggaggaggaggcgagctccggcgagcggaggggagaggcggcggcgggctaggGTTTTTGGGTGGAGTGCACGCGGAGAGGCTGGCCGCTCAGGTGGGTTCGGGAAGATCTGGGCCGCTCACACTGATCGATCGGACGGTGGCAGCAAAACCTCTTGTACACTTCTCGCCGTTTTTATATACAAATCTTAATTGATGAATGGAGAAACCTAAACGAAACGTAAATGAGCCACGTCATCCAATAAATATTAGCCATTGgattcataaaaaataaaagagggTGAATGAATCTTAACCGTTGGATTAGAtggatgataaaaaaaatcattcaatAGGCTTTCAGAAGCTACTGGAAGAGGAAAGAGAGCCCAGAAAGAAATAAGTAGAGGAAAGATATAagattacatatatatttttacgaTTTACACTTAtagcaaattattttttaaatgagCCCTCATATTTTAGGTAAGATTCATTCTAGGGATTGATCTATTAAGAGCATATTCAAAATGTATACTCATATGATAAATTTTGTTTCTAGAAGTTAACTGTTAATATGTTTGAGAAAAATGCTACTAGGACATACATATTCATTCCAATGAGAGGTCATGATCTCCCAAATATAGATTTAATGATTTTCACACTGAtttaaaacaaacaaaatcaaGAGGGGATGATAGAGGGGTCATGCAACGATGAAAACAACTATAGGATGAGATGTAAAGTTTATAATAAATAGCAAGTTATTTATTATATCACCATAACATCACTCATCCTAACCTATATTCTTTTACGAGCAACAAAAACTCAAGAGAAATGGCTTACCACTCTCATGTACCACGTAACAGGATTTTAGAGTCGCGCGAATGCACGACATGATGTGCTAGTGTGAGTTGAAAATTCGCTCCCTCTAGTGCTTTAGGAGTTtctaaaaatccaaaagaacTGCTCCAAATCAATTGAATTTGTAAACCTAAGTTTGAATTTCCTAGATGAAACCGGCCGGTTTCTTGCGGTAAATCGATTAGGTTTGATTGAGATTGGGTTGATCTATACTGCAAACTTATTACAACCATAAGGAAAATTGACCAGTTTGAATGGAAAACCAATAATTAAAAAGTGCAATGTTTACTAATGGTACAAATTGAAGGGTGAGAGCGTAAAACATGTTCTCCAAGGAATTTCGACGGTAACATCAACATATTGTCTCat of the Oryza sativa Japonica Group chromosome 2, ASM3414082v1 genome contains:
- the LOC4329366 gene encoding uncharacterized protein, with protein sequence MAMAQRGLGLLRRSLGLGPLSTQRALSSTSPAASAEGGAAAAAAAEVAKESKGRKKKKNLFDVVQFLPSWGVGYKVAKTTWRDVSYQITKINLYKDGRHGKAWGIRYKAGVQAAEAPTKISGVNKRGWKYIKESQKKLQDTPKVETPVTA